A stretch of DNA from Lysinibacillus sp. B2A1:
CACATCAAAAGTTGTAACATTAACACCTTGTACATTTTCCATAAATGTCTCATACATTTTAGTTGAAATACCATCTGGTCGGTTGTTAGCTTTTATTACTAATACGTTCATTATATAAAATCTCCCTTAAAAATCATAATTTAATATATCTTGATTTCGAGATATATGACTTTCTTAGTCTAAAAAAATTTCAGTCAAAAGTCAACACTTTTGACTGAAATACTTATATAGACATATTGATTTATACTTCCAGTTCCTCTTGATGTATGACTACCTTGTATTTAAAATTTACAGCTTTCATCTGTACATACACTAGTATCGTCAGTGCCAGCCATTTTTAATGCTGGTTTTAAGCCCTCTTCTTGCGCTACTTTACGCAAAGTATCTTCAAACACTTCCTGTGATTGGGCACCAGAGATACCATACTTACGATTGAGAACGAAGAACGGTACACCACGTACACCAAGCTCTAGCCCTTCTTGAATATCTGATTCAACCTCACTTTTATACTCTTCAGTCGCAAGAACCTTCGCAACTTCATCACGATTCAGACCTACTTGCTCAGCTATATCAACTAATACATTATCCTGTCCGATCCGTTTTGCTTCAATAAAATAACCATGTAATAGCGCTTCTACAAGTGCTGTAGCATCCCCTTGCTGCTCCGCCCATTTCACTAGACGATGTGCCTTTAATGTATTTTCTTCCATTAACTTATCGAAATTATAGTTTAGACCAACCTCTTTGGCCCTAGCAGCCACGCCTTGCGTCATTTCTTTTGCTTTCTCTAAAGACATCCCATACTTTTTCGCTAAAGCTTCAAACGTGGATACATTTGTATCAACAGGTGTTGTTGGATCAAGTTGATAACTTTTATATACAAACTCTACCTGCCCTGCAAAACCTGTATCCTCTATTGCCTGCTCCAACTGCTTTTTCCCAATATAACAAAATGGACATACATAATCTGACCATATTTCAATTTTCATCAACCAACACACTCCTTTTTGCTACATTGTAGCGATAGTCTTTACAGCAAGGCAATTTTTATGCCTCTTTGCATAAATTTTCAAACCAATCTACATACTGAACATAAAAACAATGTGAGGGTTTTATGTATGACACAATCTCTTTGGCTCGCAACATCTGATTCCATCTCCTTAACATCTCTGAATGCTTCTACAAATTGTGATGTATGCATAATAGGCGGAGGCTTGACAGGTCTCTATACGGCCTATGTCTTGGCAAAATCGGGTGTTGACGTAGTCTTACTTGAAGCAAATACACATTTAGGCCATGGCACAACTGGTCATTCAACAGGAAAATTAACTGCACAGCATAGCTTAGTTTATTCAGAACTTATTGAAAAACTATCAGTAGAAGAAGCAAAGCTTTATTATCAGCTCAATCAGCTCGCTATTGAAAAGGCGATGCAATTACTTCCGAAGAATAGTATCCAGCAAGTTGATTCATTACTTTATTGCCAAACAAAAACAGGATATGCCCAGTTATTAAAAGAATGGAATGCCTATAAAGTTTTAAATATCAAAGCAAAGATCACCTCTGAAACAGAGCTCCCTTTCCCAATTACAAAAGCACTTAGTATGTCGCAGCAGGCACAAAT
This window harbors:
- a CDS encoding disulfide bond formation protein DsbA yields the protein MKIEIWSDYVCPFCYIGKKQLEQAIEDTGFAGQVEFVYKSYQLDPTTPVDTNVSTFEALAKKYGMSLEKAKEMTQGVAARAKEVGLNYNFDKLMEENTLKAHRLVKWAEQQGDATALVEALLHGYFIEAKRIGQDNVLVDIAEQVGLNRDEVAKVLATEEYKSEVESDIQEGLELGVRGVPFFVLNRKYGISGAQSQEVFEDTLRKVAQEEGLKPALKMAGTDDTSVCTDESCKF